A window from Enterocloster bolteae encodes these proteins:
- a CDS encoding methionine synthase, protein MLNIKYDIVGSFLRPGKIKKARQKYADGNLSLEELRKIEDEAIRELVSTEVSHGLEFVTDGEFRRRWWHLDWLKEFDGFTTKHLDKERNGVVNHIELGYITGKISYSQERVHPEIEAFDFLLCEAEKYPGVTAKKCISGPNMMLVDNYLQMGIKEVPYYGSNINALIEDIALAYQDAIKDLYEHGCRYLQIDDTSWTYMIDEKFLKKVESLGYKKSEVLEWFKRVSTRALEDRPADMVIATHFCKGNFKGNPLFSGFYDSVAPIISQIPYDGFFVEYDDERSGSFEPWSILKGTGATFVAGLISTKNPVLESYDEIKRRYMKAKEVVGANIALSPQCGFASVEEGNCIDEDTQWKKIDLLVRCKDFL, encoded by the coding sequence ATGTTAAATATTAAATACGATATTGTGGGGTCATTTTTAAGACCTGGGAAGATTAAGAAGGCGAGACAAAAATATGCAGACGGCAATCTGTCCTTGGAAGAGTTGAGAAAAATTGAAGATGAGGCTATTAGAGAACTGGTTTCGACGGAGGTTTCCCATGGCCTTGAATTTGTGACAGATGGTGAATTCAGACGAAGGTGGTGGCATCTGGACTGGCTTAAGGAATTTGACGGTTTTACCACAAAGCATTTGGACAAGGAACGCAACGGTGTGGTGAATCATATAGAACTTGGATATATTACCGGAAAAATTTCTTATAGTCAGGAACGTGTGCATCCGGAGATTGAGGCGTTTGATTTTCTTCTCTGCGAGGCTGAAAAATATCCGGGTGTGACAGCAAAAAAATGTATTTCCGGTCCCAATATGATGCTGGTAGATAATTATCTTCAGATGGGGATTAAAGAGGTACCATATTACGGCAGCAATATAAATGCATTGATTGAAGACATCGCTCTTGCATATCAGGATGCCATAAAAGATTTGTATGAACATGGATGCAGGTACCTTCAGATTGACGATACTTCCTGGACCTACATGATTGATGAAAAATTTTTGAAGAAGGTTGAATCCCTTGGATATAAAAAATCAGAAGTGCTGGAGTGGTTCAAGCGTGTTTCCACCAGGGCTTTGGAAGACAGGCCGGCGGATATGGTGATTGCAACACATTTCTGTAAGGGTAATTTTAAAGGGAATCCACTTTTTTCCGGTTTTTATGATTCCGTGGCACCGATTATCAGCCAGATTCCTTATGACGGATTCTTTGTGGAATATGACGATGAACGTTCGGGTTCCTTTGAACCCTGGTCCATATTAAAAGGGACTGGAGCAACCTTTGTTGCAGGACTTATTTCAACCAAAAACCCCGTATTGGAAAGCTACGATGAGATTAAACGAAGATACATGAAGGCGAAAGAAGTTGTGGGCGCCAATATCGCCTTGTCACCACAGTGCGGATTTGCTTCTGTTGAGGAGGGCAATTGTATTGATGAGGATACTCAATGGAAAAAGATTGATCTGCTGGTTAGATGCAAAGATTTCCTGTAA
- a CDS encoding ABC transporter ATP-binding protein, which yields MIHKHTMLEADMISRRYRCAGKGQVYAVNNLSLKIHTGECHGIVGESGCGKSTLMRMLAGMETPSSGQILYKGEPVALQMKRKRNEIQMIFQNSMNAVNQYATAEEIIGEPLRNFTHMNKVERRQQTAALIKQVGLSAADLLKYPAQFSGGQLQRICIARALAAEPKILLLDEPLSSLDVSVQAQIMKLLEMLGRENGLTQVLVSHDLEAIYYLSDSLSVMYGGWIVEDIEHIDMFSTLCHPYTKRLFKACGAKYSEYIPEKSGYGGTVGGCPYEELCPDCVDVCRSRTPEMKEIQEGHWVRCHKVG from the coding sequence ATGATACATAAGCATACCATGCTGGAAGCTGATATGATAAGCCGCAGATACCGATGTGCAGGAAAAGGACAAGTGTATGCTGTTAATAACCTGTCACTTAAGATTCATACAGGAGAGTGCCACGGGATTGTGGGGGAAAGCGGTTGCGGTAAAAGTACCTTAATGCGTATGCTTGCCGGGATGGAAACGCCGAGCAGCGGACAGATTCTTTACAAGGGGGAGCCTGTAGCATTGCAGATGAAAAGGAAGCGGAATGAAATACAGATGATATTTCAGAACAGTATGAATGCAGTGAATCAGTATGCAACGGCCGAAGAGATTATTGGCGAACCACTTAGAAATTTTACCCATATGAACAAGGTGGAGCGCAGACAGCAGACAGCCGCACTCATAAAACAGGTTGGTCTGTCCGCTGCGGACCTTTTAAAATATCCGGCCCAGTTCAGCGGAGGACAGCTTCAGCGGATCTGCATTGCAAGAGCGCTGGCTGCGGAGCCGAAGATTCTTTTGCTAGATGAGCCTTTAAGCAGCCTGGATGTATCAGTGCAGGCACAAATCATGAAACTGCTGGAAATGCTCGGAAGGGAAAATGGACTTACCCAGGTACTGGTTTCCCATGATTTGGAAGCAATTTATTATCTTTCGGACAGCCTTTCTGTTATGTATGGCGGATGGATTGTGGAAGATATTGAACATATTGATATGTTTAGTACGCTCTGTCATCCATATACAAAAAGGCTATTTAAAGCATGCGGGGCCAAGTACTCAGAATACATTCCGGAGAAATCCGGTTACGGAGGAACTGTTGGTGGATGCCCCTATGAGGAACTATGCCCGGACTGTGTGGATGTATGCCGGAGCAGGACGCCGGAGATGAAAGAAATCCAAGAAGGTCATTGGGTGAGATGTCACAAAGTGGGCTGA
- a CDS encoding ABC transporter ATP-binding protein: MHLHNQTELLRLDDIRVALKEGKRRFTAVNGVSVSICAGRNLGIIGESGCGKTLLCHCILGLLDQDEWETEGSILFEGHRIIAGKDGVRPGFCGTAAGFIAQDPAGAFDPRMTLRGHFLEMAGVFSQNRQEILERTAALLIRMGIREPERVLKSYAFQLSGGMLQRVMIALALLGKPRLLIADEPTTALDITTQWEILGLLGELKREQGLTVLMVSHDLRVIQSISDDLCVMYAGYVIEQGPVSEVLENPLHPYTKGLLASRPVFSKEAVRVMEGYPPGIKEKVPGCPFADRCKDALKLCRQSCPKLLKHGPVNHQVRCFRAGEG; encoded by the coding sequence ATGCATTTACACAATCAGACAGAGCTTTTGCGGCTGGATGATATCAGGGTGGCGTTAAAGGAGGGAAAGAGACGTTTTACCGCAGTGAATGGGGTTTCTGTTTCTATATGTGCGGGAAGAAACCTGGGGATTATTGGAGAAAGCGGCTGCGGGAAAACACTCCTATGCCACTGTATACTTGGACTTTTAGATCAAGACGAGTGGGAAACAGAAGGGAGCATACTATTTGAAGGGCACAGGATTATCGCGGGAAAGGATGGCGTACGTCCGGGATTTTGCGGTACTGCAGCGGGTTTTATAGCACAGGATCCGGCTGGTGCATTTGATCCGCGGATGACATTGAGGGGACATTTTCTGGAAATGGCAGGTGTCTTTTCACAGAACCGTCAGGAGATATTGGAGCGGACAGCAGCCCTTTTAATCAGGATGGGAATCCGGGAGCCAGAGCGGGTACTGAAAAGCTATGCATTCCAGTTAAGCGGAGGTATGCTGCAGCGGGTCATGATTGCCCTTGCACTTTTAGGAAAACCGCGTCTTTTGATTGCTGATGAACCGACCACTGCATTGGATATCACCACTCAATGGGAAATTTTAGGCTTGTTGGGAGAGCTGAAAAGGGAGCAGGGGCTGACGGTACTTATGGTATCCCATGATTTAAGGGTAATCCAGAGTATCTCAGATGATCTTTGTGTCATGTATGCGGGGTATGTGATAGAGCAGGGCCCGGTATCAGAGGTGCTGGAAAATCCTTTGCACCCTTATACGAAAGGGCTTTTGGCCTCAAGGCCCGTATTTTCAAAAGAAGCAGTCCGGGTTATGGAGGGATATCCGCCGGGAATCAAAGAAAAAGTCCCAGGATGTCCTTTCGCTGACCGGTGTAAAGATGCTCTGAAATTATGCAGGCAATCGTGTCCAAAACTTTTAAAACATGGTCCGGTGAATCATCAGGTTCGTTGTTTTCGGGCCGGGGAGGGATGA
- a CDS encoding ABC transporter permease, translating into MFRKLIKDRVCLFCLFMLILFAIAAVLAPCLSPNDPNEIHYTARFAGISSMFPLGTDHMGRCILSRILYGSRLSLGYAVLITVISSVTGTMLGMLSGYTGGLPDRIFMGICDAVRAFPGIVIVLVVVSLLGTGLFELCLGMLATRWVWYARVARNLTKAEREKEAVLASRMAGSSLFSIITTLIFPAIRMQMLSVTTINFGTALTALAGYSFLGFGAAPPSPEWGMMIQDGRSFISTDPSMMFWPGLCILAVVIFTNGLGDRIQEIAGKMRR; encoded by the coding sequence ATGTTCCGGAAATTAATAAAGGACAGGGTATGTCTTTTCTGCCTGTTCATGCTGATTCTGTTTGCAATAGCGGCTGTATTGGCCCCATGTCTGTCCCCAAATGATCCCAACGAGATCCATTATACAGCCAGGTTTGCAGGAATATCAAGCATGTTTCCGCTGGGGACGGACCATATGGGCCGGTGTATATTGTCGCGAATACTCTACGGTTCCAGACTGTCTCTTGGTTATGCCGTTCTGATTACTGTCATATCATCTGTGACAGGGACCATGCTCGGCATGCTATCCGGGTATACGGGTGGGCTGCCGGACCGGATTTTTATGGGAATATGTGACGCTGTGCGGGCTTTTCCCGGTATTGTCATTGTATTGGTGGTGGTAAGTCTTCTGGGAACTGGACTCTTTGAACTGTGCCTGGGAATGCTGGCTACCAGATGGGTCTGGTATGCCAGGGTCGCAAGGAATCTGACAAAGGCAGAGCGTGAAAAGGAGGCTGTACTGGCTTCCAGGATGGCAGGAAGCAGTTTGTTTTCTATAATCACAACGTTGATTTTTCCTGCTATCCGTATGCAGATGCTGTCTGTGACGACCATTAATTTTGGAACTGCCCTGACTGCCCTAGCGGGATATTCCTTCCTGGGATTCGGGGCGGCGCCTCCCAGCCCGGAATGGGGGATGATGATTCAGGACGGACGTTCCTTCATAAGCACGGATCCCTCCATGATGTTCTGGCCTGGTCTCTGCATTTTGGCAGTGGTGATATTTACAAATGGTTTGGGTGACAGAATTCAGGAGATTGCCGGAAAGATGAGGAGATAA
- a CDS encoding ABC transporter permease has product MGKYIQKRLVGMIVLLFLVSIAAFALVRLMPGDAAFAYLNSINAPVTDAALAKVRAELGLDRPVIFQYTAWLRRVVCLDLGVSFMTKKPVSGQLLISFRYTMILTAMSAVWIAVLSLPLGIMAGKRPGSAGDQLIRGITFLGSSMPSFWLGFLLVELFALKLKLLPVQGAETFSHLVLPSATLACSYIAMYTKMIRGGIVENMGRRYAVYGRARGLKKNTVLWRHVLPNALNPVFTTLGLSLGSMLSGAVIVENVFAWPGMGRLIVSAVAGRDYPVIQGYILVIAVVYTLLNLGMDILCAAMNPQIRFEGEER; this is encoded by the coding sequence ATGGGGAAATATATACAGAAACGACTGGTTGGTATGATAGTGCTTTTATTCCTGGTTTCCATTGCAGCCTTTGCCCTGGTGCGGCTGATGCCAGGAGATGCAGCGTTTGCTTACCTGAATTCTATCAATGCTCCGGTAACAGATGCGGCTCTGGCAAAAGTTCGGGCGGAATTAGGGCTGGACCGGCCGGTCATATTCCAATATACTGCCTGGCTAAGGCGGGTGGTGTGTCTGGATTTAGGTGTATCATTTATGACTAAAAAGCCTGTGTCCGGACAGCTGCTAATCAGTTTCCGATATACAATGATCCTGACAGCCATGTCCGCTGTCTGGATAGCGGTACTGTCCCTTCCGTTGGGGATTATGGCGGGAAAGCGGCCAGGCAGCGCGGGAGATCAGCTTATAAGAGGGATTACGTTTCTCGGAAGTTCCATGCCGTCCTTCTGGCTGGGGTTCCTTCTGGTTGAATTGTTTGCGCTGAAACTTAAGCTGCTTCCTGTGCAGGGAGCAGAGACTTTCAGCCATCTGGTGTTACCTTCAGCTACCCTTGCCTGTTCTTATATCGCCATGTATACAAAGATGATTAGAGGTGGGATTGTAGAGAATATGGGCAGGCGGTATGCGGTCTATGGCAGGGCAAGGGGCCTGAAGAAGAATACAGTTTTGTGGAGACATGTACTCCCAAACGCATTAAATCCTGTATTCACAACCCTGGGATTAAGTCTTGGAAGTATGCTGTCCGGAGCTGTAATTGTAGAGAATGTGTTTGCCTGGCCGGGAATGGGGAGGCTGATTGTCAGCGCTGTTGCTGGAAGGGACTATCCGGTCATCCAGGGATATATACTGGTGATTGCGGTGGTATATACACTGCTTAATTTAGGCATGGATATATTGTGTGCGGCGATGAATCCCCAGATCCGTTTTGAGGGGGAGGAGAGGTGA
- the nikA gene encoding nickel ABC transporter substrate-binding protein: MRKRNMLIPAVILMATLLSAGCTAGSTQGVTETAVQAESAVEENTDENAETKALQSEEKSTLVLAYPKDLGDMNPHTMSSPMYAQDWVYDGLTALVNGKIVPELAENWEISEDGKTYTFHLRKNVKFSDGSDLNAELVKENIQDVIDNKDGYSFLQCLEEIDTMDTPDDTTLIMNLKNPCNSLLSDMSFNRPLTVAGRAAFPESGNIYKDGVKKPVGTGMWTVKEYVQDQYTIFERNEYYWGEKPSFKYVKVEVIPDMDTVVNALKAGEIDMYIDVNDGLSADAYYELGKLGFGTQMAEGTQVTSLSLNTAGDMLGDVSVRQALEYTTDNTVISEYVYGSLQKPASSYFADSVTLTQTGTDGYPYQPEKAAEILELAGWNLESGSDYRTKDGVTLEVDMLYDTVFKNGKNIGLVLQEQYKKVGVKLNICEEDSQVFRKKWKEGDFDMILYSSWGGSYEPFATLAAMRSDGDKFSTVQKGMDNKAELNKVMNEALSEIDEDKLKEDFTYIMESFKEQAVYIPLTVSSTLAVYDSSLKGLDLTDGKDVMPVGSVVRE, encoded by the coding sequence ATGAGGAAAAGAAACATGCTGATACCAGCTGTGATACTGATGGCGACACTGCTGTCCGCTGGCTGTACAGCCGGGAGTACGCAAGGAGTAACGGAGACAGCTGTTCAGGCAGAAAGCGCGGTAGAGGAGAATACAGACGAAAATGCGGAAACAAAAGCATTGCAGTCAGAGGAGAAGTCTACACTGGTTCTGGCTTATCCCAAGGACCTTGGGGATATGAATCCTCACACCATGTCTTCACCCATGTATGCTCAGGATTGGGTATATGATGGACTAACTGCATTGGTAAACGGTAAAATTGTACCGGAGCTGGCAGAGAACTGGGAGATTTCAGAGGATGGAAAAACATATACATTCCATTTGAGGAAAAACGTGAAGTTCAGCGATGGATCTGACCTGAATGCGGAGCTGGTAAAGGAAAATATCCAGGATGTAATTGATAATAAGGATGGGTACTCCTTCCTTCAGTGCCTGGAGGAGATTGATACCATGGATACGCCGGACGACACGACCCTGATTATGAATTTAAAAAATCCCTGCAACTCATTGTTGTCGGATATGAGTTTTAATAGGCCGCTGACGGTTGCGGGCAGGGCAGCCTTTCCGGAGTCAGGGAATATTTATAAGGATGGCGTAAAGAAGCCAGTGGGTACAGGTATGTGGACAGTAAAAGAGTATGTCCAGGACCAGTATACAATTTTTGAGAGAAATGAATATTACTGGGGTGAGAAGCCGTCATTCAAATATGTAAAGGTAGAAGTAATCCCGGATATGGACACGGTTGTAAACGCCTTGAAAGCTGGCGAAATCGATATGTATATTGATGTAAATGATGGTCTTTCTGCGGATGCGTATTATGAACTGGGAAAATTGGGATTCGGTACCCAGATGGCAGAGGGCACGCAGGTGACAAGTCTGAGCCTGAATACAGCAGGTGATATGCTGGGAGATGTGAGCGTGCGTCAGGCTTTGGAATATACAACCGATAATACTGTGATTTCTGAGTATGTCTATGGCAGTCTGCAAAAACCGGCATCATCTTATTTTGCGGACAGCGTAACACTTACACAGACCGGTACCGATGGGTATCCATATCAACCGGAAAAAGCAGCAGAAATCCTGGAGCTTGCAGGCTGGAATCTGGAATCAGGCAGCGATTACCGGACAAAGGATGGAGTTACCCTGGAAGTGGATATGCTGTATGATACTGTTTTTAAAAATGGAAAAAATATCGGGCTGGTGCTTCAGGAACAGTATAAAAAAGTGGGGGTCAAACTGAATATCTGCGAGGAGGATTCTCAGGTGTTCAGGAAGAAGTGGAAAGAAGGGGATTTTGATATGATTCTCTACAGTTCCTGGGGTGGTTCCTACGAACCTTTCGCCACACTGGCCGCCATGAGAAGCGATGGAGATAAGTTCAGTACGGTACAGAAGGGAATGGACAATAAGGCAGAGCTCAATAAGGTTATGAACGAGGCACTGAGTGAGATTGATGAGGATAAGCTGAAGGAGGATTTTACATATATCATGGAATCCTTTAAGGAACAGGCTGTCTATATACCGCTGACTGTGTCCTCCACCCTGGCGGTATATGATAGCAGTCTTAAGGGACTTGACCTGACCGATGGCAAGGATGTGATGCCAGTGGGGAGCGTGGTGAGAGAATAG
- a CDS encoding recombinase family protein, with translation MPRAERIVEVIPATWNPADESVREIRKLRVAAYCRVSTELEQQQSSYDIQIEYYTRHIMQNPNWIFAGVFADDGRSATNTFRRDDFNQLMNQCMKGKVDMVITKSISRFARNTVDCISWVRKLREKNVAVYFEKENLNTLDDSTEMILTILSSQAQEESRAISTNVKWGYARKFEKGESTGQRSYGFRKAPTGEMCIVEEEAAVIRNMARWFLDGDSLERIKHRLEDAGIETTTGKKTWSTGTIYNILTNEKIMGDVLLQKTFTADYLTKRRVKNSGQQKQYYVKNHHEAIIPKTVYYKIQEEIARRSSLKKAGTRKGKTAQGVYSSKYALTGIMVCNECGAHYRRTTWAKNGKKVIVWRCINRLEHGTKRCHESPTLKEEVIQEAIMGKLHSLSIDQEEENFLNGVKEDILRAAKVVGGACTEEEIDKTIEELRDQLMDYVGMAAREHGGENWYSDRMRKLGLQISELKRRRESIREQEKIRDEYEYLDQEISRIIGETGGATGAEFDNIFIRQIVREIRVISKNKLQIQLRTGMVLDVNL, from the coding sequence ATGCCAAGGGCGGAACGAATCGTGGAGGTCATCCCGGCCACCTGGAACCCGGCGGATGAGTCGGTCCGGGAAATCAGGAAGCTGCGGGTAGCGGCATACTGCCGCGTCAGCACGGAGCTGGAACAGCAGCAGTCCAGTTACGACATACAGATTGAGTATTATACCAGGCACATCATGCAGAATCCCAACTGGATATTCGCCGGTGTCTTCGCGGATGATGGACGCAGCGCGACCAATACCTTTCGCAGGGATGACTTTAATCAGCTGATGAACCAGTGTATGAAGGGGAAGGTGGACATGGTCATTACGAAATCCATCAGCCGGTTTGCCAGGAATACGGTGGACTGCATCTCCTGGGTGAGGAAGCTCAGGGAAAAGAACGTGGCCGTGTACTTTGAAAAAGAAAACCTCAACACCCTGGATGACTCAACCGAAATGATACTGACCATCCTGAGCAGCCAGGCACAGGAGGAGAGCCGGGCCATCAGCACCAACGTCAAGTGGGGGTATGCGAGAAAATTTGAAAAGGGAGAATCCACAGGACAGAGAAGCTATGGGTTCAGGAAGGCGCCAACGGGAGAGATGTGCATCGTGGAGGAGGAAGCCGCTGTTATCCGCAACATGGCCCGGTGGTTTCTGGACGGGGACAGCCTGGAACGAATCAAGCACAGGCTGGAGGATGCAGGGATAGAGACCACCACAGGTAAGAAAACATGGAGCACGGGTACCATCTACAATATATTGACTAATGAAAAAATCATGGGGGATGTGCTATTACAAAAGACGTTCACAGCAGACTACCTGACCAAACGGAGGGTGAAGAACTCGGGCCAGCAGAAGCAGTACTATGTGAAGAACCATCATGAGGCAATCATACCGAAGACAGTCTATTACAAAATACAGGAGGAGATTGCCAGACGCTCCTCATTAAAAAAAGCCGGAACCCGGAAAGGGAAGACGGCCCAGGGCGTATATAGTTCCAAATATGCACTGACCGGAATCATGGTGTGCAATGAATGCGGAGCCCATTACCGCAGGACAACCTGGGCAAAAAATGGGAAGAAGGTAATCGTATGGCGCTGCATCAACCGTTTGGAGCATGGGACGAAGCGGTGCCATGAATCACCTACGTTAAAGGAGGAGGTCATTCAGGAAGCAATCATGGGAAAGCTGCACAGCTTGTCAATTGACCAGGAGGAAGAAAACTTCTTAAACGGGGTAAAGGAAGATATCCTCCGGGCTGCCAAGGTTGTTGGAGGAGCGTGCACGGAGGAAGAGATTGATAAAACCATAGAGGAACTGCGAGACCAGCTTATGGACTATGTGGGCATGGCAGCCAGGGAACATGGTGGTGAGAACTGGTACAGCGACCGAATGCGAAAGCTGGGATTACAGATAAGCGAATTAAAAAGGAGGAGAGAAAGCATACGAGAGCAGGAAAAAATAAGGGACGAGTATGAGTATCTGGACCAGGAAATCAGCCGAATCATAGGTGAGACAGGCGGGGCCACAGGAGCCGAATTTGATAATATCTTCATACGGCAGATTGTTCGGGAGATACGTGTGATATCGAAAAACAAACTTCAAATTCAGCTAAGGACAGGCATGGTATTGGATGTGAATCTGTGA
- a CDS encoding recombinase family protein → MNNYITYGYCLVDGDMRMDSGQSEAVHLIFDAYDGGESIKKIVGMLKDRKAPTTRGKPSWTPVLIRKILRNKDYLGVEPYPRMIEEEQFERVQKCLKRSRDLWNQRHPSGSIQGTSMYTGRLICSSCGGVYSIYKQSVRGDKRDIRYWKCRHYDPATKEPCKMPILTEKQLDGLFLQALVRMKTEPALYHEETKKILTGIIKERQRMESELNGDWNKCNEDYKRMEQLYFQIAARRYREIKMTELTCQIEDYLRGLDGSIKAEKIDSSIFKIIKRVEVQPDRSLRFQLINNATVLQYPEIKTTKDKKSKNIRYCVPFGYWLDAQEMPIIHEQYGLIVQMLFQSYAEGMSLTALANELIRQSIPNQKGKPAWSHSCIRNILTNPVYLGDKKFPALVTQELFVQVQSRLEETVRMKRESQTRELARKEGLHAKGGTNRGGHPGHLEPGG, encoded by the coding sequence GTGAACAACTATATCACCTATGGGTACTGTCTGGTTGACGGAGACATGAGAATGGATTCGGGGCAGAGTGAGGCTGTACACCTTATCTTTGATGCATATGACGGAGGAGAATCCATCAAAAAGATAGTCGGGATGCTAAAAGACAGGAAGGCACCTACCACCCGTGGAAAACCGTCCTGGACACCCGTCCTTATTCGGAAAATCTTGCGTAACAAGGACTATCTGGGAGTGGAGCCGTACCCAAGGATGATTGAAGAAGAGCAGTTTGAACGGGTACAAAAGTGCCTGAAACGCTCCCGGGATTTATGGAACCAGCGTCATCCATCCGGCTCCATCCAGGGAACATCCATGTATACAGGCCGTTTGATATGCAGCAGCTGCGGCGGGGTATATTCCATCTATAAACAGAGCGTTAGAGGTGACAAAAGGGATATTCGATATTGGAAATGCAGGCATTATGACCCGGCCACGAAGGAACCATGTAAGATGCCCATCCTGACAGAGAAGCAACTGGATGGACTGTTCTTACAAGCACTTGTGCGGATGAAAACAGAGCCGGCCCTGTACCATGAGGAAACGAAAAAGATACTGACCGGAATCATCAAAGAAAGACAGCGCATGGAATCTGAATTAAATGGGGACTGGAACAAATGCAATGAAGACTATAAAAGGATGGAGCAGCTATATTTTCAGATTGCTGCCAGGAGATACCGAGAGATAAAGATGACAGAATTGACCTGTCAGATAGAGGATTACCTTCGGGGATTGGATGGTTCCATCAAGGCAGAAAAAATTGATTCGTCCATATTTAAAATCATCAAGAGGGTAGAGGTACAGCCGGACAGAAGCTTGAGATTTCAGCTGATAAACAATGCGACAGTACTTCAATACCCAGAAATTAAAACAACAAAAGATAAGAAATCGAAGAACATACGCTACTGTGTCCCCTTCGGATACTGGCTGGATGCACAGGAAATGCCAATCATCCATGAGCAATACGGTCTAATCGTCCAGATGCTATTCCAATCCTACGCAGAAGGGATGTCGCTGACAGCACTGGCAAATGAGCTAATACGCCAGTCCATACCCAACCAGAAAGGAAAGCCAGCATGGAGCCACAGCTGTATCCGAAATATCCTCACCAACCCTGTTTATCTGGGGGACAAGAAATTTCCTGCTCTGGTGACACAAGAACTGTTTGTACAGGTACAGAGTAGGCTGGAAGAAACCGTCCGGATGAAACGGGAAAGTCAGACTAGGGAATTAGCCAGAAAGGAGGGATTACATGCCAAGGGCGGAACGAATCGTGGAGGTCATCCCGGCCACCTGGAACCCGGCGGATGA